In the Populus trichocarpa isolate Nisqually-1 chromosome 1, P.trichocarpa_v4.1, whole genome shotgun sequence genome, GACCCCCTCGTTGCAACTGAGCTTGACGCATTAGTTGCAGCTGTTGATGTTCCTTTGTCTTGCTTTGCTGTGCCTACACATCAATGCAACAGTCCAGGTAAAGAACTTCAACAGAAGATGCATAAtaggcaggcaggcaggcaaTCAAACCCACCTCTAAATACGCTGCAGCAGTCTCGGAATGTTTCTCATTTGTCCTTGCTATAAAAATATCCCAGAAGACAGACCACCATTCAAAAAGAAACCCCCCAGGAGCATCAATCGCTGCACATTCAAACTAGTAATTATATCTTAAACATTTCAACTCCTTTTGCACCATATTTAGGCAGCTGATTCAAAGCCAAGCCAAAAAAACCCGACTACTGTCACTTCCATTAACTTCTAAAACACCAGCATAATTATGGCAAAAACCTATGCTATAACAAGCTACCTTTCCCCCACGCTTCTTGAAAAGTAAAGTAAAAGTAAGATTCTGGGCCTTACCTACTGGATCGGGGTGAACTTTCCCCTCAGTCATGAATGATTTTGCAGTAGCATGCAATTTCTTCTTCACCAAATAATCATATATGTACACATCAAGCCTATTAAAAATCAGccagtttaaaaaaattccattatcaaaaacctaattattaacaaaaataaaagaccaAGCAATaaattaccaaaaataaaaattgaagaaacaagaGATCACATACATTTTATCTGCTTCCCAATTACTCTGTGCCATGATTTCAGCTCAAAAATCACCAAACAAAACTGCTAAGAAcctaaactaaaacaaacaaaaactctGCCAGTAGTAGCACATAAAATTGACCGATCAAATTCAAATCACAATCCACAGAATTTCGAGATTTATAGAAAATTCATGAttctaagaaaattaaaactaaatacaTAACAACTTACCTTAATTTCGAAAAATTATACGGATCAAAAAAGGATTTATTACTGATCACGGACTCTGTGTAATAGCGATCTCCATTGATCAAGCATTGTCACTGAATACAACAATTATCacgcaaaaaaaattcaaaaaattcaacacaaaaattcaaattaaaaccagaatattgttgaaataattaatttagcgATTACCTTTGATTTTACAACTTATgcgatgaataaaaaaatagaaaaggtagAAGCTTGGGGCTCTGTTATTTTAAAGGTGCGAGAAGGAAGTTTTAACGGAGTGAGAGAGCGGACTGGTGAGAGTCTACTCGAGAGGAGAGTCTGAGCAGGATCCGAAGCTGGGGTGTGGAAGGTTTGAGTCTGGGGTGGGATTATTGGTTCGGTGTACGTGCAGGTTTGAAACTAGAGATGGCCGGATAAATCGGTGACGTGGACGAAAGTAAAAAAGGCGCGTGGAGTTTTGCCACGTTGGATACACCCATGAGGTCTGGATTAATGGATCATGTTAACGAAAATTTGTTCCACGTATTTGGtccaatttatgttttaaaagtaattttttaaaaaataattgtttttaattttaaaaaatattattttaatttattttcaaaccagaaatattttcaaaaacaactacattttaaaaaataattgttgctacaatttcaAACAGGTTTTTAAGTATCTTGAATTGCGTTAACgtctgattttattatttaatgtgttttaaaaatatattttatataaagataatattaaattaattttttaattttttttatagtttagatatgctaataaaataatatatatatatatatatatatatattcaaataaaaagatatttttataaaagcaaCATGTATCGTAATAACACATAGAATactgataaatttttaatatagtttattatcagctaataattatttttctttatttttatagtctAAACCTTAGGATTagttcatagaaaaaataattaatttttttaatacaccgAATCTCAcatctttaaaataaagaatacgTAAATTGATTAGAATATATAGTCTTCttgtcaaaccaaaaaaaaagagtattaaTATTCCCTTTCTTAATAAGAGATTTGaagttttagcttttttataaccaaaaagaaactaataatttatttattaatattcttcaattttatctatTATTGTTATAGtaaaatggaaaataagtttcaatattgattttaattctaTAATGCTATGTGTGGATTGATGGAGAGGTATAGACACCAATAGTGGCCTGTCAAATTAATGACATTCAGGAACTTTTGTTAGAAGAATATTGAAATGGATGAAAGTccttaattgagaattttgaatttttttaatggtaaaattgatataaaaaatagtttagattCAAAGCTATGACTatctatataattaaaagagtattttttttttttccaggtttgCCCGGTTGAAAAATAACGTAATTACTCTTCAGATTCGGTAACTACAAgaattttaccatttttttagcCGATAGTTATCGTCTTTCCTTCGGAGAATAGACTGCACATAAACACATTAATAACCAAATTATTTACACGGACACACATTGATGATCCATGGGATGATTGATACGCGATATATTGCAGATGgagtcaaaaaaatatttagaagttactagtatttttttatagtaaattctttttaactcagagattgatttaatataatcTAGTTGAATTTACAGATTTAAAAGCAATCCATATAACtcgtaaaaacataatttgattaaaaaagttcaagaagataatttttttaatatcaaaataacaaatattagattgacttgggtcaacccgggttaataTGTTTAATCCACAACCCAGGTTATGAGACTTTAATAACCTCATAGATAgcaaatcaaaatgaattataaagcttaattttcaatcaaaccaatattaaaagatgaaattaaaaaaaaaacaatgaattaaaaaaggacttaaaaaaaaccagaattAACCAGTCAAACTCGTAATTCAGGTtataagactgagataacctcatggaaagcaaatcaattaaaaaataattcaattaaaaaaagataagattgagataacctcatggaaagtaaatcgattaaaaaataattcaattaaaaaaacataaaaaacaacccgaGTCAATCCACTAAACTCATGACCAGTCATTAAACCATGATAaactcataaaagaaaataaaaaaatgacatgatttAACTCGGTTTAACTTACCAAATTCACGACTCTGGTCATGAGACTAAGTTAACcctataaatagtaaattaaaataaattataaaacttaatttccaaTCGTCCATATCGGATCCaattgttgaatgataaaatttataaaaaaattaattaaaaaataacaagaaaaatgagTCAAGTTAACCTGGATTAACCCGTTAAACACTATTCTTGGATCATGAGGttgaaataacataataaaaagtaaattaaagcaaatcatgaaacttaattcccaatcaaacacaatattaaatgataaaattgagggaaaaaaagtcaattaaaaaaaactgagtcaattgggttaacccgtcaaacttgtgactcaggtcatgagacggagaaaacccaataaaaacattatccaatgttgaaggacccatgacccgggtcatgacaCCGAGATAAtgtcttagaaaaaaaaaagactcaattTAACCATGGTTAAAATGCCAAAATCGATGACCTTGATCATGAAACCACGATATCCACATAAATAgctaattaaaacatattatgaaatttaaattttcaccGATCCAGTgttgaacaatgaaattgaaaaaaaaatcaattaaaaataaaacacaaaaaacacctTGAGTCCACTTTAGTTAACCCTTTAAGCACTATTCTTGAGTCATAaggataaaataacataatagaaagtaaacaaaataaattattaaatttaattctcaatcaacccaatattaaaggatgaaattgaaaaaaataaagtcaaacaataaaaaaaatcttaatcaaccaggttaacctgttaaatccgTGATTTGTGTCACGAGAGtgataattcaaataaaaaaacaaatctaatattaaataataaaattaaaaaaaatattaattttaaaaaaaatacaatactaTTCTAATAGTGCCTTGCGAGAAGgggcacaaaaaaaaacccttctcttttagtttatagttaaaGTTAATAAATTGAATCAATGAATATTTGTGTCTCCATCCGGTTCAACATTatgattctcttttttttttttagttcacaAGATCAAAAGGGTCACATGCAGTAGAAAAGCCTTTTATTCTTGTTTAGAAGTGCGGTTCAATAAAGattgatcaaaatttatttaatttttgtttaaatttaattttttaatgtttttagattattttgatatgttaatttaaaaataaaataaaattattttaatatatttttaaataaaaattcgcTGTTTTTCATAACATGAAGGCGCTTTTTAAGAGAAAGAGCATAGGGCAGGTTGgccaaatacaaataaaatatagtcTTGAAATCAAACAAATGAATCTAGTGCTTTGAACAGGAAACTAACAAGAATACAATTGTCATCAATGCCTTTCCAGCCTTACCGATTACACTTTGCAACATCGATTGGTCACAGGTTGGCTAGCTCTTCACCTTTCAATATATCTGTCGGGAAGCTAGAAAATAGATTATTGAAATCAATATCTGGAGTTTTGCTCGTAAAACACTGAGCAATCAAATTAAGCCATTGCTTCTTCACTAGCTTCCTCAGCACCTCTGAACTTTTGCTTCCTTTATTTTGGGTAGAACTTTTTCCTTTATATTAGCTTGGTACTAGCAATGTCGATTCACTGTCATTGTTGCTATTTGTTCACTGCAACAATTACTGCTTAAGTTTCTCTTGACAAGTTGATTCgagaaaatagaatttaaaatttaattcggATTAGTTTCTTAATTGTTAATTCAATCCAAAttctattaaattaatataatgatatcATTTTGAGTCAaacaattaatctaaattaCTCAAATAACGTAACAATACAGATCTTTTTCTGACTGCTAAAAAAAAGATCTTTTTTCTAAGTCATTAATTCCCTGGTCAAGTGTTGCAGCTACGTTGAAAGCTGCAGCTCAGGTATAACTAATTCAAAATAACCATCCTCGTGTTCGAGTCATGGCGCGGTATTGAGTGACTTGTGGAGGTATGTTTAAAAACGCCGTGGAAAAATAAATGTCAGTAACTTTGTACTCAGTCAATGCATTTAATAATTTGCCTCGATCGAGTTACATGGCAAGAACAGGATATCTTTTCCAGCTCCTAAATTCTCAATTCCCAAATCATCTAATGCTATCCTCTCTAATCATATTATGCAAATTAATCCCTTGAAATCAGTCCGGTTAATTAGCTGGCATATCCTACTAATATCTTTGAAATAAGTCAAAATCACACCAGAATTGATTGAGTATACACCGTGAGAAAATCTTATGGTCCcgaaatcaataaatataattagtgttattttattagttattttttgaattaattttttttttaaaaaacataaaataagaggaaaaaaacaaaattcattagcattaaaaaatgataagaacatCCCAACtacaattgtttttcatttattgcgTACTTCAACACAGGAAAATTAGTAGGTTACGCACCCACCttctggtaaaaaaaaaagaaggcccTGTGCTCACAGTTAGTTACAACAACACGGAGAAATTAAGCTTATACGATATATACTACCACAAATGAGATCGTATAAGAATTAGATATGCCTGCCACCCGGCCCGAGAGTTGAATCCAAATATATAAGATTACGTTATAAGAATTAAGACGATTAAAGTCAATTACCAATGAACAGAACTTTAAGTGTGTGTTGGCACACATGTATATATTGCGAGAGAAAAGAACAGACACGATGTAACACCAGATTTTAGATAGAAATTGGCATGCATGGATAAGCATTTTCTTGCTcgtaatttaattaaatgccgCATGCATGGTGTTATTTAAACCTTATCTTTTACACTAAAATCATTATGAGAGTGCCACAGACTACACTTTTACGTGGTTATAGCTAACCTATTCAATATTCTGGCATTTGCATGAGCAAGCTAGCTATATAACTACTGCAACTTGATTATGAAATCGATATTGACAGTCATAGGACTGATACAGATCTTCTCCATCGAACTGGCTACGGCCAGCTCTATATATTgatcatataattatataattccaAGCGGGTTAAAATCTGGGCCGCCTAGCTcgtgagaaagagagagacagTACTCGTGGCTGGGAACATATATAGTTTGGTATGGTCATTAATTGCATCATTGAATGAGATTCATTGGTTTTGATCCTTTTcataaatttcatataaaaaataattagctaGCCAGCTCAAGCACTAGCATCCAAGTTGACTCCtctttgggggggggggggggggggggaactgATAGCATGCAGTAAGCTCTATGAAGTAACTCATCAAGTCAAAAACCCTAAGCTAATCTTTTTCAAGCAACAGAATACAATCATAATTCGTTTAATACCGAGTTACTGAGCTTGTTGGAGAGGACAGTTGGACCAATAAATTCCTTGTCCAATAGCTGATGGGTCTCATTTACTCTTGTAAACGCGTTACATTTAAGAGTATGCTCAGTACAAATAATGCACACTATCTCTCTTCTTTCTGCTTATGAGTATATATACATGTGTATATTACACTCTCTTGTTGCACTACACACAGTTAGCTTTGCTAGCTAGcttaagggtttttttcttcttctctgctgGTTTTGTATGTTTATGCTGGCAAAATGGGCCTTGTAACTGGTCACCGTGTTGTGGGGGCTCTCTTGTGTGCTTTTCTTCTGAATGCTTTAGTTGTGGCTGATCATGTTACTACTGGTGACAAAGACGATAAGCACTTTTTGGGTCATCCCCATTTGTTGAAGAAGGGGTTTATACACGGCCGTAGGTTTGGTGGCGGCGGCGGCATAGGAGGTGGTGCAGGTGGAGGACTTGGTGGTGGTATCGGAGGTGGTGTGGGTGGTGGCTTTGGTGGAGGTGCAGGGGGTGGCGGCGGCCTTGGAGGTGGTGCTGGAGATGGACTTGGAGGTGGACTCGGTGGTGGTGCGGGTGGTGGATTTGGTGGAGGCGTAGGGGGTGGCGGCGGCCTTGGAGGTGGTGCAGGAGGTGGATtcggtggtggtgatggtggagGCCTTGGAGGTGGTGGTGGGCTAGGAGGTGGACATGGTGGCGGTCTAGGTGGTGGCATTGGTCATGGTGGTGGTTTAGGTGGTGGTATTGGACATGGTGGCGGTCTAGGAGGTGGCGGTGGACTAGGAGGAGGTGCTGGAGGTGGTCTAGGCGGTGGACATGGTGGAGGTCTTGGTGGGGGCGGTGGAGCTGGTGGCGGTCTAGGAGGTGGCGGTGGACTAGGAGGAGGTGCTGGAGGTGGTCTAGGTGGTGGACATGGTGGTGGTTTAGGTGGTGGTATTGGACATGGTGGCGGTCTAGGAGGTGGCGGTGGACTAGGAGGAGGTGCTGGAGGTGGTCTAGGTGGTGGACATGGTGGAGGTCTTGGTGGGGGCGGTGGAGCTGGTGGCGGTCTAGGAGGTGGCGGTGGACTAGGAGGAGGTGCTGGAGGTGGTCTAGGCGGTGGAGCTGGTGGAGGGCTAGGTGGTGGAGCTGGTGGAGgagctggtggtggtggtgggctTGGAGGTGGAGCTGGTGGAGGGCtaggtggtggaggtggagctGGTGGAGGgcttggtggtggtggtgggcttggaggtggaggtggagctGGTGGAGGgcttggtggtggtggtgggcttggaggtggaggtggagctGGTGGAGGGCTTGGTGGTAGTGGTGGGCTTGGAGGCGGTGCAGGTGGCGGTGGAGGATTTGGGGGAGGTGGTGGTGTTGGTGGAGGTGTTGGAGGAGGGTTTGGAGctggtggtggtgttggtggtggACTAGGTGGCGCCGGTGGAGGTGGTGGGtttggaggaggtggtggtggtggtcactaaaaattaatcaagtccTTAACGTTATTTGCAGcagaaaaggaaggaagaacaaaaaagaaacgtTCTTGTTTATCACCACGAGCCACTACGAAACCTAATGCAGTAGATGTTTCACTTTCTAGTTTATGTTACTTAAAAGGGTGTTTACAGTTCATTCTTTCTCAGCATTCTGGACTGGAAATGGTTGATCATACTGTTCTAGTACGTCCGTCGTAACTCGTGATATAGTTTTCTCTTCATGCATATCATGGTGGAATCTTTGTAAACCATAACCATGCATGTATTT is a window encoding:
- the LOC112325069 gene encoding glycine-rich cell wall structural protein-like isoform X1, with translation MGLVTGHRVVGALLCAFLLNALVVADHVTTGDKDDKHFLGHPHLLKKGFIHGRRFGGGGGIGGGAGGGLGGGIGGGVGGGFGGGAGGGGGLGGGAGDGLGGGLGGGAGGGFGGGVGGGGGLGGGAGGGFGGGDGGGLGGGGGLGGGHGGGLGGGIGHGGGLGGGIGHGGGLGGGGGLGGGAGGGLGGGHGGGLGGGGGAGGGLGGGGGLGGGAGGGLGGGHGGGLGGGIGHGGGLGGGGGLGGGAGGGLGGGHGGGLGGGGGAGGGLGGGGGLGGGAGGGLGGGAGGGLGGGAGGGAGGGGGLGGGAGGGLGGGGGAGGGLGGGGGLGGGGGAGGGLGGGGGLGGGGGAGGGLGGSGGLGGGAGGGGGFGGGGGVGGGVGGGFGAGGGVGGGLGGAGGGGGFGGGGGGGH
- the LOC112325069 gene encoding glycine-rich cell wall structural protein-like isoform X9; translation: MGLVTGHRVVGALLCAFLLNALVVADHVTTGDKDDKHFLGHPHLLKKGFIHGRRFGGGGGIGGGAGGGLGGGIGGGVGGGFGGGAGGGGGLGGGAGDGLGGGLGGGAGGGFGGGVGGGGGLGGGAGGGFGGGDGGGLGGGGGLGGGHGGGLGGGIGHGGGLGGGIGHGGGLGGGGGLGGGAGGGLGGGHGGGLGGGGGAGGGLGGGGGLGGGAGGGLGGGHGGGLGGGIGHGGGLGGGGGLGGGAGGGLGGGHGGGLGGGGGAGGGLGGGAGGGLGGGAGGGLGGGGGAGGGLGGGGGLGGGGGAGGGLGGGGGLGGGGGAGGGLGGSGGLGGGAGGGGGFGGGGGVGGGVGGGFGAGGGVGGGLGGAGGGGGFGGGGGGGH
- the LOC112325069 gene encoding glycine-rich cell wall structural protein-like isoform X14; protein product: MGLVTGHRVVGALLCAFLLNALVVADHVTTGDKDDKHFLGHPHLLKKGFIHGRRFGGGGGIGGGAGGGLGGGIGGGVGGGFGGGAGGGGGLGGGAGDGLGGGLGGGAGGGFGGGVGGGGGLGGGAGGGFGGGDGGGLGGGGGLGGGHGGGLGGGIGHGGGLGGGIGHGGGLGGGGGLGGGAGGGLGGGHGGGLGGGGGAGGGLGGGGGLGGGAGGGLGGGHGGGLGGGIGHGGGLGGGGGLGGGAGGGLGGGHGGGLGGGGGAGGGLGGGAGGGLGGGGGAGGGLGGGGGLGGGGGAGGGLGGGGGLGGGGGAGGGLGGSGGLGGGAGGGGGFGGGGGVGGGVGGGFGAGGGVGGGLGGAGGGGGFGGGGGGGH
- the LOC112325069 gene encoding glycine-rich cell wall structural protein-like isoform X3 → MGLVTGHRVVGALLCAFLLNALVVADHVTTGDKDDKHFLGHPHLLKKGFIHGRRFGGGGGIGGGAGGGLGGGIGGGVGGGFGGGAGGGGGLGGGAGDGLGGGLGGGAGGGFGGGVGGGGGLGGGAGGGFGGGDGGGLGGGGGLGGGHGGGLGGGIGHGGGLGGGIGHGGGLGGGGGLGGGAGGGLGGGHGGGLGGGGGAGGGLGGGGGLGGGAGGGLGGGHGGGLGGGIGHGGGLGGGGGLGGGAGGGLGGGHGGGLGGGGGAGGGLGGGGGLGGGAGGGLGGGAGGGLGGGAGGGLGGGGGAGGGLGGGGGLGGGGGAGGGLGGGGGLGGGGGAGGGLGGSGGLGGGAGGGGGFGGGGGVGGGVGGGFGAGGGVGGGLGGAGGGGGFGGGGGGGH
- the LOC112325069 gene encoding glycine-rich cell wall structural protein-like isoform X20, with product MGLVTGHRVVGALLCAFLLNALVVADHVTTGDKDDKHFLGHPHLLKKGFIHGRRFGGGGGIGGGAGGGLGGGIGGGVGGGFGGGAGGGGGLGGGAGDGLGGGLGGGAGGGFGGGVGGGGGLGGGAGGGFGGGDGGGLGGGGGLGGGHGGGLGGGIGHGGGLGGGIGHGGGLGGGGGLGGGAGGGLGGGHGGGLGGGGGAGGGLGGGGGLGGGAGGGLGGGHGGGLGGGGGAGGGLGGGAGGGLGGGGGAGGGLGGGGGLGGGGGAGGGLGGGGGLGGGGGAGGGLGGSGGLGGGAGGGGGFGGGGGVGGGVGGGFGAGGGVGGGLGGAGGGGGFGGGGGGGH
- the LOC112325069 gene encoding glycine-rich cell wall structural protein 1-like isoform X24; translated protein: MGLVTGHRVVGALLCAFLLNALVVADHVTTGDKDDKHFLGHPHLLKKGFIHGRRFGGGGGIGGGAGGGLGGGIGGGVGGGFGGGAGGGGGLGGGAGDGLGGGLGGGAGGGFGGGVGGGGGLGGGAGGGFGGGDGGGLGGGGGLGGGHGGGLGGGIGHGGGLGGGIGHGGGLGGGGGLGGGAGGGLGGGHGGGLGGGGGAGGGLGGGAGGGLGGGAGGGLGGGGGAGGGLGGGGGLGGGGGAGGGLGGGGGLGGGGGAGGGLGGSGGLGGGAGGGGGFGGGGGVGGGVGGGFGAGGGVGGGLGGAGGGGGFGGGGGGGH
- the LOC112325069 gene encoding glycine-rich cell wall structural protein-like isoform X11, translating into MGLVTGHRVVGALLCAFLLNALVVADHVTTGDKDDKHFLGHPHLLKKGFIHGRRFGGGGGIGGGAGGGLGGGIGGGVGGGFGGGAGGGGGLGGGAGDGLGGGLGGGAGGGFGGGVGGGGGLGGGAGGGFGGGDGGGLGGGGGLGGGHGGGLGGGIGHGGGLGGGIGHGGGLGGGGGLGGGAGGGLGGGHGGGLGGGGGAGGGLGGGGGLGGGAGGGLGGGHGGGLGGGGGAGGGLGGGGGLGGGAGGGLGGGAGGGLGGGAGGGAGGGGGLGGGAGGGLGGGGGAGGGLGGGGGLGGGGGAGGGLGGGGGLGGGGGAGGGLGGSGGLGGGAGGGGGFGGGGGVGGGVGGGFGAGGGVGGGLGGAGGGGGFGGGGGGGH
- the LOC112325069 gene encoding glycine-rich cell wall structural protein-like isoform X15; translation: MGLVTGHRVVGALLCAFLLNALVVADHVTTGDKDDKHFLGHPHLLKKGFIHGRRFGGGGGIGGGAGGGLGGGIGGGVGGGFGGGAGGGGGLGGGAGDGLGGGLGGGAGGGFGGGVGGGGGLGGGAGGGFGGGDGGGLGGGGGLGGGHGGGLGGGIGHGGGLGGGIGHGGGLGGGGGLGGGAGGGLGGGHGGGLGGGGGAGGGLGGGGGLGGGAGGGLGGGHGGGLGGGIGHGGGLGGGGGLGGGAGGGLGGGHGGGLGGGGGAGGGLGGGGGLGGGAGGGLGGGAGGGLGGGAGGGLGGGGGLGGGGGGGAGGGLGGSGGLGGGAGGGGGFGGGGGVGGGVGGGFGAGGGVGGGLGGAGGGGGFGGGGGGGH
- the LOC112325069 gene encoding glycine-rich cell wall structural protein-like isoform X7 produces the protein MGLVTGHRVVGALLCAFLLNALVVADHVTTGDKDDKHFLGHPHLLKKGFIHGRRFGGGGGIGGGAGGGLGGGIGGGVGGGFGGGAGGGGGLGGGAGDGLGGGLGGGAGGGFGGGVGGGGGLGGGAGGGFGGGDGGGLGGGGGLGGGHGGGLGGGIGHGGGLGGGIGHGGGLGGGGGLGGGAGGGLGGGHGGGLGGGGGAGGGLGGGGGLGGGAGGGLGGGHGGGLGGGIGHGGGLGGGGGLGGGAGGGLGGGAGGGLGGGAGGGLGGGAGGGAGGGGGLGGGAGGGLGGGGGAGGGLGGGGGLGGGGGAGGGLGGGGGLGGGGGAGGGLGGSGGLGGGAGGGGGFGGGGGVGGGVGGGFGAGGGVGGGLGGAGGGGGFGGGGGGGH